In Mucilaginibacter celer, one DNA window encodes the following:
- a CDS encoding TAT-variant-translocated molybdopterin oxidoreductase has translation MDSNKKYWKGLEELNRTPEFVEKNKNEFAEPIPIEEVLSGSGLSAKTPRRDFLKALGFGVGAVTLAACQKVPVHKSIPYLIKPEEVTPGVANYYSSSYEGQAILVKTREGRPIKVEGNPNDLFSKGGLSAQAQASVLDLYDVNRLQNPKIKGVEAGWEETDAFVLKELAAVAASGKGIRLVTSTVHSPSTLAVIAEFIAKYPTTKHINYDAVSYTGIIQANQNSFGKAVLPHYNFDKADVIVSFGADFLGTWISGEEFTRQYVSNRNSKSLAAKKMSRHIQFETGMSLTGTNADARITTKPSEMGAALINLYNAIAGTTLPGSKATGSKKVDTAIMLAAKELVAAKGKALVVSGSNDVATQVLVNAINSLLGSYGTTIDLDNPSKQYAGNDATFVEFVNELNRGDVGAVLFLNVNPAYDYYKGAEFTAALKKARLSVSFADHADETALLSTVIAPNHHYLESWGDANAVEGYYTVVQPTINPVYSTRQAEHSLLVWMENPIKDYYTYVRKTWDSGLLAKGGLTGQKGWETLLQTGMVIAAPVAASTYTFSLDLAGVAQKILTQSKAVTADGDKFELSLYVSQAIGDGKRANNPWLQELPDPVSKVTWDNFAAMSISDMKKLKLEEGDVIKIDANGYSVELPVLAQPGQTQGTLSVALGYGRTNAGPVGNNVGKNAYPFFSLSNGTFQTAAVASFKSAGYKSPLAQTQTHHSYEGRSVIREATFVEYKKNPATGSGNEHGRKDYNAESLWDNHDRPVYDWVMAIDLNACTGCGACVVACNAENNIPVVGKEEVARRREMHWIRIDRYYAYNDHGDAEEAVSKEKEIEKLDNFDNVSVVHQPMLCQHCDHAPCETVCPVLATVHSSEGLNHMAYNRCVGTRYCANNCPFKVRRFNWFNYWNDARFDNYLQGEHTQLVLNPDVVTRFRGVMEKCSMCIQRIQAGKLKAKIEKRPLKDGEIKMACQQTCSANAIVFGNRNDPNSEVSKALASERTYYVLEELNVQPGIGYQTKIRNIVETEAQA, from the coding sequence CTATCGAGGAAGTGCTTAGCGGATCTGGTTTATCTGCTAAAACCCCTCGCCGCGACTTTTTAAAGGCGCTTGGCTTTGGTGTTGGTGCGGTTACATTGGCGGCTTGTCAGAAAGTGCCGGTGCATAAATCTATCCCATACCTGATTAAACCTGAAGAGGTAACCCCGGGTGTGGCCAACTACTACTCTTCAAGCTACGAAGGTCAGGCTATCCTGGTTAAAACCCGCGAAGGCCGCCCTATTAAAGTTGAAGGTAACCCTAACGATCTGTTTTCAAAAGGTGGTTTAAGTGCGCAGGCGCAGGCTTCTGTACTTGACCTGTATGATGTAAACCGTTTGCAAAACCCTAAAATTAAAGGTGTTGAAGCAGGCTGGGAAGAAACAGATGCTTTTGTATTGAAAGAGCTTGCTGCTGTTGCAGCTTCGGGTAAAGGTATCCGTTTGGTTACTTCAACCGTACACAGCCCTTCAACTTTAGCTGTTATTGCCGAGTTTATCGCTAAATACCCTACTACAAAACATATCAATTATGATGCGGTATCTTATACCGGTATCATCCAGGCTAATCAAAACAGTTTTGGTAAAGCAGTATTGCCGCACTACAACTTTGATAAAGCTGATGTAATTGTAAGCTTTGGTGCTGATTTCCTGGGTACCTGGATCTCGGGCGAAGAATTTACCCGCCAGTACGTATCAAACCGTAACAGCAAATCGCTGGCAGCTAAAAAAATGTCGCGCCACATTCAGTTTGAAACTGGTATGAGCTTAACCGGTACCAATGCCGATGCCCGTATCACTACCAAGCCATCAGAAATGGGTGCCGCGTTAATTAACTTATACAACGCTATTGCGGGTACTACTTTGCCGGGTTCGAAAGCAACCGGCAGCAAAAAAGTTGATACCGCTATTATGCTGGCAGCTAAAGAACTGGTTGCAGCTAAAGGTAAAGCCTTGGTTGTTTCAGGTTCAAACGATGTTGCTACACAGGTATTGGTTAACGCTATCAACTCATTATTAGGCAGCTACGGTACTACTATCGACTTAGATAACCCATCAAAACAATACGCTGGTAACGACGCCACTTTTGTTGAGTTTGTAAATGAATTAAATCGCGGTGACGTAGGCGCAGTATTGTTCCTGAACGTTAACCCGGCTTACGATTACTATAAAGGTGCCGAGTTTACAGCAGCCTTGAAGAAAGCACGTTTAAGCGTATCATTTGCTGATCATGCTGATGAAACCGCTTTACTTTCAACTGTTATTGCTCCAAACCACCACTACCTTGAGTCGTGGGGTGATGCTAACGCTGTTGAAGGTTACTACACTGTAGTACAGCCAACAATCAACCCTGTTTACAGCACCCGCCAGGCCGAGCATAGCTTATTGGTTTGGATGGAAAACCCTATAAAAGATTACTACACCTACGTTCGTAAAACCTGGGATTCGGGCTTGTTGGCAAAAGGCGGTTTAACCGGCCAAAAAGGTTGGGAAACCCTGTTGCAAACAGGTATGGTGATTGCCGCTCCCGTAGCTGCGTCAACTTATACCTTCAGCCTCGATCTTGCCGGCGTAGCACAAAAAATATTAACTCAAAGCAAAGCTGTTACCGCCGATGGCGACAAATTTGAACTGAGTCTTTACGTAAGCCAGGCCATTGGCGATGGTAAACGTGCCAACAACCCATGGTTACAGGAGTTGCCTGATCCGGTATCTAAAGTTACCTGGGATAACTTCGCGGCCATGTCAATTTCTGATATGAAGAAATTGAAACTGGAAGAAGGTGATGTGATCAAAATTGATGCAAACGGTTACTCTGTTGAATTGCCGGTATTGGCTCAACCTGGTCAAACTCAAGGTACTTTATCAGTAGCTTTAGGTTACGGCCGTACAAATGCTGGTCCGGTTGGTAACAACGTTGGTAAAAACGCTTATCCATTCTTCAGCTTAAGCAATGGTACTTTCCAAACTGCAGCTGTAGCTTCATTCAAATCTGCCGGTTACAAATCGCCGTTGGCGCAAACACAAACCCACCACTCGTACGAGGGCAGGAGCGTAATTCGCGAGGCTACTTTTGTTGAATACAAAAAGAACCCTGCTACCGGTAGCGGTAACGAGCATGGCCGTAAAGATTACAATGCGGAATCACTTTGGGATAATCATGATCGCCCTGTTTATGACTGGGTTATGGCTATCGACCTTAACGCCTGTACCGGTTGCGGTGCCTGCGTGGTAGCCTGTAACGCCGAAAACAACATCCCGGTTGTAGGTAAAGAAGAGGTTGCCCGTCGCCGTGAAATGCACTGGATCCGTATCGACCGTTACTATGCTTACAACGATCACGGTGATGCAGAAGAAGCAGTATCTAAAGAAAAAGAGATCGAGAAGCTTGATAACTTTGATAACGTATCGGTTGTTCACCAGCCAATGCTTTGCCAGCACTGTGACCACGCACCTTGCGAAACTGTGTGCCCGGTATTAGCTACCGTTCACTCGTCGGAAGGTTTGAATCACATGGCTTACAACCGTTGCGTAGGTACACGTTACTGTGCTAACAACTGTCCGTTCAAAGTACGCCGCTTTAACTGGTTCAACTACTGGAACGACGCCCGTTTCGATAACTACCTGCAAGGCGAGCATACACAATTAGTATTGAACCCAGACGTAGTTACACGTTTCCGTGGTGTTATGGAAAAATGCTCAATGTGTATCCAACGTATCCAGGCTGGTAAACTGAAAGCTAAAATTGAAAAACGTCCATTGAAAGATGGCGAGATCAAAATGGCTTGTCAGCAAACTTGTTCGGCCAACGCTATCGTGTTCGGTAACAGGAACGATCCTAACTCGGAAGTTTCAAAAGCACTTGCAAGCGAAAGAACTTACTACGTGCTTGAAGAATTGAACGTACAACCAGGTATCGGTTACCAAACCAAAATCAGGAATATAGTAGAAACTGAAGCTCAGGCATAA
- the nrfD gene encoding NrfD/PsrC family molybdoenzyme membrane anchor subunit — protein MASHSESIIREPLITGKDITYAQITNDVLRPVENMPGKAWWIGFSVASLGAMLWVFAISWTFWFGLGEWGLNKTVGWAWDITGFVWWVGIGHAGTLISAVLLLFRQNWRNSINRSAEAMTIFAVICAATYIAAHMGRPWMAVYSLPLPNQYGSLWVNWNSPLIWDVFAISTYFSVSLVFWYTGLLPDIATIRDRAEGIRRKIYSVLSFGWTGSVKTWQRFETVSLILAGVSTPLVLSVHTIVSMDFATSLEPGWHTTIFPPYFVAGAIFSGFAMVQTLLLIARKVLGLENYITMFHIESMNKIIMLTGSIVGVAYLTELFIAFYSQNEYEQYAFANRISGPYWWAYWSMMTCNVITPQLFWFKKIRTNIPLSWVLSIVVNIGMWFERFVIIVTSLHRDFIPSSWAMFYPTWVDVSVFIGSIGVFFTMFLLFIRVLPSVAMAEVKLLLKSSSEQAKKKLMAEGHVEPAEAEFYIASLEKFDSVDQSEYLKA, from the coding sequence ATGGCATCTCATAGTGAATCAATAATAAGGGAACCGTTAATTACGGGTAAGGACATCACGTATGCACAAATTACGAATGATGTATTACGCCCTGTAGAAAATATGCCGGGAAAAGCCTGGTGGATCGGTTTTAGCGTAGCCTCGCTTGGCGCCATGCTTTGGGTTTTCGCTATCAGCTGGACCTTCTGGTTCGGTTTGGGCGAATGGGGCCTGAACAAAACAGTAGGCTGGGCATGGGATATCACCGGTTTCGTATGGTGGGTAGGTATCGGTCACGCCGGCACACTTATCTCGGCCGTATTGTTACTGTTCCGTCAAAACTGGCGTAACTCCATCAACCGCTCTGCTGAGGCGATGACAATTTTTGCGGTAATTTGCGCGGCAACTTATATCGCTGCTCACATGGGTCGCCCATGGATGGCAGTATATTCATTGCCGCTTCCAAACCAGTATGGCTCATTATGGGTAAACTGGAACTCACCGCTTATCTGGGACGTATTTGCGATCTCAACATACTTTTCGGTTTCATTGGTGTTCTGGTACACAGGTTTATTGCCTGATATCGCTACCATCCGCGACCGTGCAGAAGGTATCCGCCGCAAAATCTATTCAGTACTTTCATTCGGCTGGACAGGTTCGGTAAAAACCTGGCAACGTTTTGAAACCGTATCGCTTATCCTTGCGGGTGTTTCAACACCACTGGTACTTTCGGTACACACCATCGTATCAATGGACTTTGCAACATCACTGGAACCAGGATGGCACACAACCATCTTCCCTCCATACTTCGTTGCGGGTGCTATCTTTTCAGGTTTCGCCATGGTGCAAACCCTGTTGCTTATAGCACGTAAAGTATTAGGTTTGGAAAACTACATCACCATGTTCCACATCGAATCGATGAACAAGATCATCATGTTAACCGGTTCGATAGTAGGTGTGGCTTACTTAACAGAGTTGTTCATCGCCTTCTACTCACAAAACGAATACGAGCAATACGCGTTTGCAAACCGTATCTCTGGTCCGTACTGGTGGGCATACTGGAGCATGATGACCTGTAACGTAATTACCCCTCAGCTGTTCTGGTTTAAAAAGATCCGTACCAACATTCCATTGTCATGGGTGCTGTCAATCGTGGTAAACATCGGTATGTGGTTCGAGCGTTTTGTAATTATAGTAACCTCATTACACCGCGACTTTATCCCATCAAGCTGGGCGATGTTCTATCCAACCTGGGTTGACGTAAGCGTGTTTATCGGTTCGATAGGTGTATTCTTTACCATGTTCCTGTTGTTCATCAGGGTATTACCTTCAGTGGCTATGGCCGAAGTTAAACTACTGCTGAAAAGCTCAAGCGAGCAAGCTAAGAAAAAGCTTATGGCTGAAGGCCATGTTGAACCGGCCGAGGCTGAATTCTATATCGCTTCATTGGAGAAATTTGATAGTGTTGACCAGTCTGAATACCTAAAAGCATAA
- a CDS encoding DUF3341 domain-containing protein, with translation MSSTKYILGVFDDPDEMMHGIDKLQKNSVPIYDVYTPMPIHGIEAKLNVKDSRLGYAAFMFGCLGGSIMFTMVYYMLVHDWPMNIGGKNAFAIPDFVPVTFEWTILWTSFGMTFTFFFATHLFPGRTPRVMDLRATDDKFVIAIDAKGNIPHDDITNLLKEAGATEVKHNTRKYVSYE, from the coding sequence ATGAGTAGCACTAAATATATATTAGGCGTTTTTGATGATCCCGATGAAATGATGCACGGGATTGATAAGCTGCAAAAAAACAGCGTACCAATTTATGACGTGTACACCCCAATGCCTATTCACGGTATTGAGGCTAAGCTGAATGTTAAGGATTCGCGTTTGGGCTATGCAGCATTTATGTTCGGCTGTTTAGGTGGTTCGATCATGTTTACCATGGTTTATTATATGTTGGTTCATGACTGGCCTATGAACATCGGTGGTAAAAATGCTTTCGCCATCCCGGATTTTGTTCCTGTTACTTTCGAATGGACAATCCTGTGGACCTCGTTCGGTATGACATTCACTTTCTTCTTCGCTACCCACCTTTTCCCGGGCCGTACGCCAAGGGTAATGGATTTGAGAGCAACAGATGATAAGTTTGTGATCGCTATCGATGCAAAAGGAAACATTCCACACGACGATATAACTAATTTACTAAAAGAGGCGGGTGCTACAGAAGTGAAGCACAATACCAGAAAATATGTTAGCTATGAATAA
- a CDS encoding c-type cytochrome has product MLAMNKIKILGTVVTIIAASIVFTSCKDKRSTGWEYAPNMYEHLAYDPDQKNPNFKDGKTAQLPPAGTTPVGFTRFDYPNTKEGYELASVEVKTVIAQTQANYADGKVLFEHFCSPCHGVNGQGDGEVTKHGYPPPPSYSKGQSSRGGNMKDLTDGKIYHTITYGVNAMGSYASQLSPEERWKVIMYVHHLQTL; this is encoded by the coding sequence ATGTTAGCTATGAATAAAATTAAAATATTAGGAACTGTAGTTACCATTATCGCCGCCTCGATAGTTTTTACATCGTGCAAAGATAAAAGGAGCACCGGTTGGGAGTATGCACCTAATATGTACGAGCATTTGGCATACGATCCGGATCAAAAAAATCCAAACTTTAAAGACGGTAAAACTGCACAATTGCCACCGGCAGGTACCACCCCGGTGGGCTTTACACGCTTTGATTACCCTAACACAAAAGAAGGGTATGAACTGGCAAGTGTTGAGGTTAAAACCGTAATTGCCCAAACACAGGCAAACTACGCCGATGGTAAGGTTTTATTCGAGCATTTTTGCTCTCCGTGTCATGGTGTTAACGGCCAGGGCGATGGTGAAGTAACCAAACATGGTTATCCGCCGCCGCCATCATATTCAAAAGGCCAGTCATCACGCGGTGGCAACATGAAGGATCTTACCGACGGTAAAATTTATCATACTATTACTTACGGCGTAAACGCAATGGGTTCATACGCGTCACAGCTGTCACCCGAAGAGCGTTGGAAAGTGATCATGTATGTTCACCATTTACAAACCTTATAA
- a CDS encoding quinol:cytochrome C oxidoreductase produces the protein MKTHNNFERQYEFVGKAKTLSLAGIVVGLVAIAAGFALGYTERTFANLLIMSYYFAAVCMCGIFFCAVQYAAQAGWSASMIRIPQAFGRVLLIAAVILVIVVFAGLSITHHVTNEEGKDVVAPYLYKIWGAVGVTDPHSENYNAVIAGKSGYMNKWFFLIRLVVFLGSYITFGRLLAKYSEMEDDLGGMFYYKKSFNMSCLFLVIFGFTTPIYAFDTIMSLEAEWFSTMFGWYNFAAMWVSGLSVITLTLIRLKKIGYFDWVTEDHIHSLTKFIFGFSIFWTYVWFAQFLLIYYANLPEETVYFFKRWEPEFKPWFWINIVVNFLTPLLVLMSRDAKRVYSTVQIMCIILIIGHWLDYFMMVMPGTTGPTEAWWHEIGPIEIGTLIGFAGLFTFLAMTALSKFKSLVPKKHPFLQESLHLHI, from the coding sequence ATGAAGACTCATAATAATTTTGAAAGGCAATACGAGTTTGTCGGCAAAGCCAAAACATTGAGTTTAGCAGGCATTGTAGTAGGTTTGGTTGCAATTGCCGCCGGTTTTGCTTTAGGCTATACCGAGCGTACATTCGCAAACTTACTGATCATGAGCTACTACTTTGCAGCGGTTTGTATGTGCGGCATTTTCTTTTGCGCAGTGCAGTACGCAGCGCAGGCTGGTTGGTCGGCCTCAATGATCAGGATTCCACAAGCTTTCGGAAGAGTACTTTTGATAGCTGCAGTAATTTTAGTCATTGTAGTTTTTGCAGGTCTGTCAATAACCCACCACGTCACCAATGAAGAGGGTAAGGACGTTGTTGCTCCTTATCTTTACAAGATCTGGGGTGCAGTTGGGGTTACCGATCCGCATAGCGAAAATTATAATGCGGTTATAGCAGGTAAATCAGGTTACATGAACAAATGGTTTTTCCTTATTCGTTTGGTTGTGTTCCTTGGTTCTTATATCACTTTCGGCCGGTTATTGGCTAAATATTCAGAAATGGAAGATGATTTGGGTGGCATGTTCTACTACAAAAAGAGCTTTAACATGTCATGCCTTTTCCTGGTGATCTTTGGCTTTACAACACCTATCTACGCTTTCGATACCATCATGTCGTTAGAGGCCGAATGGTTTTCAACCATGTTTGGTTGGTATAATTTCGCGGCTATGTGGGTAAGCGGTTTATCTGTTATCACCTTAACGCTGATCAGGTTAAAGAAAATAGGTTATTTTGATTGGGTAACTGAAGATCATATCCACAGCTTAACCAAATTTATTTTCGGTTTCTCTATCTTCTGGACTTATGTATGGTTCGCTCAGTTCTTGCTGATTTACTACGCAAACTTACCTGAAGAAACTGTTTACTTCTTTAAACGCTGGGAGCCTGAATTTAAACCATGGTTCTGGATTAATATCGTTGTGAATTTCCTTACACCGTTATTGGTACTGATGTCCCGCGATGCAAAACGTGTGTATAGCACAGTACAAATTATGTGTATCATCCTGATCATCGGTCACTGGCTTGATTACTTCATGATGGTTATGCCTGGTACTACCGGCCCAACCGAAGCATGGTGGCATGAAATAGGTCCGATTGAAATTGGTACTTTAATAGGTTTTGCAGGTTTATTCACTTTCCTGGCGATGACTGCTTTAAGCAAATTCAAATCGCTGGTACCTAAAAAGCACCCGTTCCTGCAGGAAAGCTTACACCTACACATATAA
- a CDS encoding cytochrome c oxidase subunit II: MGFRKLINSKKLLSFFAAFMLLGTNLLMAQTEAGGAAAGQAEAPKVDWTGVAYYVLIFFLICLGVAIVGKILKVYDLTLKMQGKKGLNWNTVMATICIVFLVAGLYGAYWSFTEQGSMTLPEAASEHGVKIDEMFTVTTILTMIVFFITQILLFTFLFRYRHSDKRRAHFLPHNNTIEKVWTIIPAIVLTILVVFGFFTWQKIMNSENLKEDINIDVTGHQFAWELRYPGKDGVLGPKDYTLVTGTNNLGVNFKKKASFDDLRVDTMYIPVNKSIRLNILAQDVIHSVYMPYFRVQLNAVPGLPTFFKFVPTITTAQMRSKLDDPKFEYTLYCNKICGGSHYNMQKVVRVVTEAEYQTWLSRQKPYLNDALRKELHFASANEQSNGSTNRLALNN; this comes from the coding sequence ATGGGATTCAGAAAACTAATAAATTCTAAAAAATTACTATCGTTCTTCGCAGCGTTTATGCTTTTGGGCACAAACCTGCTGATGGCGCAAACCGAAGCCGGCGGTGCAGCCGCAGGCCAGGCCGAGGCTCCTAAGGTTGACTGGACAGGTGTTGCCTACTACGTACTTATATTTTTCCTGATCTGTTTAGGTGTTGCCATTGTTGGCAAAATCCTGAAAGTGTATGATCTTACGCTGAAAATGCAGGGTAAAAAAGGATTGAACTGGAATACCGTAATGGCAACCATTTGTATTGTATTCCTTGTGGCTGGTCTTTACGGCGCTTACTGGTCGTTTACAGAGCAGGGCAGCATGACTTTGCCGGAAGCAGCTTCGGAACACGGTGTTAAAATTGACGAGATGTTTACCGTCACTACAATTTTAACGATGATAGTGTTTTTTATCACCCAGATTTTGCTGTTTACATTCCTGTTCAGGTACCGTCATTCAGATAAACGCCGCGCGCACTTCCTGCCACATAACAATACTATTGAGAAAGTTTGGACTATTATTCCGGCTATAGTGTTAACTATCCTGGTTGTATTCGGCTTTTTTACATGGCAAAAAATCATGAACAGCGAGAATCTTAAGGAAGATATCAACATCGATGTAACCGGTCACCAGTTTGCCTGGGAATTGCGTTACCCTGGTAAAGATGGTGTATTAGGCCCTAAAGATTATACGTTGGTAACCGGCACCAATAACTTAGGTGTTAACTTTAAAAAGAAAGCCAGCTTTGACGATTTAAGGGTTGATACCATGTACATCCCTGTTAATAAATCTATCCGCTTAAACATTTTGGCTCAGGATGTGATCCATAGTGTTTACATGCCATATTTCAGGGTACAGTTGAATGCGGTTCCGGGTTTACCTACCTTCTTTAAATTTGTGCCTACTATTACTACTGCGCAAATGCGTTCTAAACTGGACGATCCTAAATTTGAATATACCCTTTATTGCAACAAAATATGCGGTGGAAGCCATTACAACATGCAAAAAGTTGTGCGTGTGGTTACCGAAGCCGAATATCAAACATGGTTGTCAAGGCAAAAACCTTACCTCAACGATGCTTTAAGGAAAGAATTGCATTTTGCGTCGGCTAACGAGCAAAGCAATGGTTCAACAAATAGGTTAGCGTTAAATAATTAA
- a CDS encoding cytochrome c oxidase subunit I: MSTSAVHDHEVAHHDDHGHEHHHDQSFLSKYVFSMDHKMIAKQFLITGITMAVIAMILSILFRIQLAYPDKTFPLLTTLLGRFAPNGRISPDFYLALVTIHGTIMVFFVLTAGLSGTFANLLIPLQVGARDMASPFMNMLSYWFFFLASVIMLSSFFVQKGPASGGWTIYPPLSALPKAMPGSAEGMTLWLVSMVLFVASSLMGGINYVSTVLNMRTKGMDLWKMPLTIWALFLTAILGILAFPVLVAGVVLLIFDRSVGTSFYLSDIVLNGVQQPFEGGSPILFQHLFWFLGHPEVYIVIMPAMGISSEVMSVNSRKPIFGYHAMVYSLIGITVLSFIVWGHHMFVTGMNPFLGGVFMITTLIIAVPSAVKTFNWLATLWRGNIRFTPAMLFAIGMVSFFISGGLTGIFLGNAALDINLHDTYFVVAHFHLVMGSAAIFGMLAGVYHWFPKMFGRMMDEKLGYLHFWLTFICAYLVFFPMHFMGLDGVPRRYYAFTEFASMSKWLTINTFVTWAAIIAALSQFGFLYNFFVSMFKGEKATQNPWESNTLEWTTPVEHLHGNWPGEIPTVYRWPYDYSKPGAEEDYIPQTVPYSQTMSSNLPHDFEDNPAGLEALNKYASTLKANEQVK, from the coding sequence ATGTCAACATCAGCAGTTCACGACCACGAAGTAGCCCACCACGACGACCACGGTCACGAACATCACCATGACCAATCATTCCTGTCTAAATACGTATTTAGCATGGACCACAAGATGATTGCCAAACAATTCCTGATTACAGGTATTACTATGGCGGTTATCGCGATGATATTATCAATCCTTTTCAGGATCCAGCTTGCTTATCCTGATAAAACATTCCCGCTGTTAACTACTTTGTTAGGTCGTTTCGCACCAAACGGTCGTATCAGCCCCGATTTTTACCTGGCTCTGGTTACTATTCACGGTACCATCATGGTATTCTTTGTGCTAACCGCAGGCCTGAGCGGTACCTTTGCCAACTTATTAATCCCATTGCAGGTAGGTGCACGTGATATGGCTTCGCCATTCATGAACATGCTTTCATACTGGTTTTTCTTTTTAGCCAGCGTTATCATGTTATCATCATTCTTTGTACAAAAAGGCCCTGCAAGCGGCGGTTGGACAATTTATCCGCCACTATCTGCCTTGCCAAAAGCAATGCCGGGCTCTGCCGAAGGTATGACGCTTTGGTTAGTCAGTATGGTGTTGTTCGTAGCATCGTCATTAATGGGTGGTATCAACTACGTAAGTACCGTATTAAACATGCGTACCAAAGGTATGGACCTTTGGAAAATGCCTTTAACTATCTGGGCTTTATTCTTAACAGCTATCTTAGGTATCCTTGCCTTCCCGGTTTTAGTTGCCGGTGTGGTATTGTTGATCTTCGACCGTAGCGTTGGTACAAGTTTCTACTTATCTGATATCGTATTGAACGGTGTACAGCAACCGTTTGAAGGTGGTAGCCCAATCCTGTTCCAGCACTTGTTCTGGTTCCTTGGTCACCCGGAAGTATATATCGTAATTATGCCTGCGATGGGTATCTCATCAGAGGTTATGTCGGTAAATTCACGCAAACCGATCTTCGGTTACCACGCGATGGTTTATTCGCTCATCGGTATTACCGTGTTATCATTCATTGTATGGGGGCACCACATGTTTGTAACCGGTATGAATCCTTTCCTTGGTGGCGTGTTCATGATTACTACGCTGATCATCGCGGTACCATCGGCAGTAAAAACATTCAACTGGTTAGCTACGTTATGGCGCGGTAACATCAGGTTTACGCCTGCTATGCTGTTCGCTATCGGCATGGTTTCGTTCTTCATCTCTGGTGGTTTAACAGGTATCTTCCTGGGTAATGCTGCTTTGGATATCAACCTGCACGATACCTACTTCGTTGTAGCTCACTTCCACCTGGTAATGGGTTCGGCAGCTATCTTTGGTATGCTTGCCGGTGTTTACCACTGGTTCCCTAAAATGTTCGGCCGCATGATGGACGAGAAATTGGGTTACCTGCACTTCTGGTTAACATTTATCTGCGCTTACCTGGTATTCTTCCCAATGCACTTTATGGGTCTGGATGGTGTACCTCGTCGTTACTATGCATTCACCGAGTTTGCTTCAATGTCAAAATGGTTAACCATCAATACATTTGTTACCTGGGCGGCTATTATTGCAGCGTTAAGCCAGTTCGGTTTCCTTTATAACTTCTTTGTATCGATGTTTAAAGGCGAGAAAGCCACTCAAAATCCATGGGAATCAAATACCCTTGAATGGACTACACCTGTTGAACACCTGCACGGTAACTGGCCGGGCGAAATCCCAACTGTTTACCGTTGGCCTTATGATTACAGCAAGCCAGGTGCCGAAGAGGATTATATCCCGCAAACAGTGCCTTATTCTCAAACCATGAGTTCAAACCTTCCGCACGATTTTGAAGATAATCCTGCAGGCTTGGAAGCATTGAATAAGTACGCAAGTACACTGAAAGCAAACGAACAAGTTAAATAG